The Thalassotalea sp. HSM 43 genome window below encodes:
- a CDS encoding DUF938 domain-containing protein, with amino-acid sequence MLTELNTVNFSPSCERNKQVILEQLSPLLAEHSNILEIGSLSGQHAGHFAPALSHLTWQCSDIALHIAGLSHNLKQLDLANLPAPLSVDLAQSNSWPEQHYDAMYSANTLHIVAWSLVEKLFQLADASLRKQQSSLLIYGPFKYGGEYTSASNADFQLWLKDRDPLSGIRDFEAVNELAQRYGFTLEQDITMPANNQLLVWRR; translated from the coding sequence ATGTTAACCGAACTGAATACGGTGAATTTTTCACCCTCTTGCGAACGTAATAAGCAGGTGATCCTCGAGCAACTCTCGCCGTTACTTGCCGAGCATAGCAACATCCTTGAAATTGGCAGTTTATCTGGGCAACACGCCGGCCATTTTGCGCCAGCATTAAGCCACCTTACCTGGCAATGCAGTGATATTGCCTTACATATTGCCGGCTTAAGCCACAATCTAAAACAATTAGATTTAGCCAATCTGCCGGCACCACTCAGCGTTGATTTAGCGCAATCAAACAGCTGGCCAGAGCAACATTATGATGCCATGTACAGCGCCAATACCTTACACATTGTTGCTTGGTCCTTGGTTGAAAAGCTGTTTCAATTGGCTGATGCCAGCTTGCGTAAACAACAGAGCAGCTTGCTTATTTATGGTCCATTTAAATACGGCGGCGAGTATACCAGTGCATCGAATGCTGACTTTCAATTGTGGTTAAAAGACCGCGACCCGTTAAGTGGTATCCGTGATTTTGAAGCGGTGAATGAGCTGGCACAACGCTATGGCTTTACCCTTGAACAGGACATTACAATGCCGGCGAATAATCAATTACTGGTTTGGAGACGCTAA
- a CDS encoding antibiotic biosynthesis monooxygenase family protein: MIAKTPTPPYYAVIFTSTLQSDDPEYGRTAERMLELAEQHAGFLGEESAREQLGITVSYWQDLESIKQWKQQSEHVIAQQMGRKHWYKTYATRICLVERDYFFADDSA, from the coding sequence ATGATTGCCAAGACCCCAACACCGCCATACTATGCGGTTATTTTTACCAGCACCTTACAGTCTGACGATCCCGAATATGGCCGTACCGCCGAGCGAATGTTAGAGCTGGCCGAGCAACATGCCGGTTTTCTGGGTGAAGAGTCGGCGCGAGAGCAGCTGGGTATCACCGTATCCTATTGGCAAGATCTTGAGTCTATCAAGCAGTGGAAACAACAAAGCGAGCACGTGATCGCCCAACAAATGGGGCGCAAACATTGGTATAAGACCTACGCCACCCGCATCTGCTTAGTTGAGCGAGATTACTTCTTTGCCGACGACAGCGCGTAA
- a CDS encoding APC family permease, which translates to MSDHGLIRTLSRKEVLVLAVGAMIGWSWVIMTGVWISSAGTLGTLLAFVVGGFAILLISLTYAELVSAMPKVGGEHVYTQRAFGRTGSFICTWAIIMAYVTVPIFEAAALPTAMEYLFPNIKLGYLWRIYDADVYISYAIIGVVASIIMTLINYLGVKFMAVVQTTITSGFLIVGVMFLAGVGVNLDFANAQPLFVDGHIGFFAVLTMVPALMIGFDVIPQSAEEINLKPKLIGKLLVISVAAAVLWYCLISLGVALSLDNQQIDNSIMATADATAEVWQGQWAGNLMVVAGIAGIITSWNAFILGGSRAIYAMAKAGMLPAVFARVHHKHRTPYVAILFIGVLSCIAPFFGKTILIWLINSGSFAVVIGYGMVALAFLQLRKTEPDMPRPFRVKHGVLVGRSAFILSLCLAYVYMPWGPGSLLWPYEWVMVLGWVLLGVIFYALSSAKK; encoded by the coding sequence ATGTCTGATCACGGTTTAATTCGTACCTTATCACGTAAAGAAGTGCTGGTTTTAGCGGTTGGTGCCATGATTGGCTGGAGCTGGGTGATCATGACCGGTGTGTGGATAAGCTCGGCGGGAACCTTGGGCACACTGCTGGCATTTGTTGTTGGCGGCTTCGCTATTTTACTGATCAGTTTGACCTACGCCGAACTGGTATCGGCGATGCCCAAAGTCGGCGGCGAACATGTTTATACCCAACGGGCTTTTGGCCGCACGGGCTCATTTATCTGTACCTGGGCCATTATCATGGCCTACGTTACCGTGCCTATCTTTGAAGCGGCGGCATTACCCACGGCAATGGAGTATTTATTTCCTAACATCAAACTTGGCTATTTGTGGCGCATATACGATGCCGACGTGTACATCAGTTACGCCATTATTGGCGTGGTCGCTTCAATCATCATGACCTTGATTAATTACCTCGGTGTTAAGTTTATGGCGGTGGTGCAAACCACTATCACCTCGGGCTTTTTAATTGTTGGTGTGATGTTTTTGGCCGGAGTTGGTGTCAATCTCGACTTTGCCAATGCCCAGCCCTTGTTTGTTGATGGCCACATCGGCTTTTTTGCGGTACTGACGATGGTGCCTGCGCTGATGATAGGCTTTGACGTTATTCCGCAATCTGCTGAAGAGATTAATCTCAAGCCAAAACTGATTGGCAAGTTATTGGTAATTTCGGTTGCCGCTGCGGTGTTGTGGTATTGCTTGATATCCCTTGGCGTGGCGTTATCCCTTGATAACCAACAAATAGACAACAGCATTATGGCAACCGCCGATGCGACAGCCGAAGTATGGCAGGGGCAATGGGCGGGTAACTTGATGGTGGTTGCCGGTATTGCCGGCATCATTACCAGTTGGAATGCGTTTATTCTTGGCGGCAGTCGCGCCATTTATGCGATGGCAAAAGCAGGCATGCTACCTGCGGTATTTGCTCGAGTACATCACAAACATCGCACCCCGTATGTGGCGATTTTATTTATTGGTGTGTTGTCTTGCATCGCACCATTTTTTGGCAAAACCATTTTGATCTGGCTGATTAACTCGGGCAGTTTTGCCGTGGTAATTGGTTATGGCATGGTGGCATTGGCGTTTTTGCAATTACGCAAAACCGAGCCAGACATGCCACGGCCATTTCGCGTCAAACATGGGGTGTTGGTAGGTCGCAGTGCGTTTATTTTGAGCTTATGTTTGGCCTATGTTTACATGCCGTGGGGACCAGGTTCATTACTCTGGCCCTATGAATGGGTTATGGTGTTGGGTTGGGTATTGCTTGGCGTGATTTTTTACGCGCTGTCGTCGGCAAAGAAGTAA
- the bfr gene encoding bacterioferritin — MKGSQKVIDAFNRLLANELAAIDQYFIHSRMYEDWGLNKLYQRLEHEREEETQHADWLIKRMLFLEGQPNLVDRRALLIGSNVKQMMQNDLTLELEVVDCVRDVIALCETENDYQSREILEKLLYDTEEDHVYWLEQQLGLIDKIGIENYLQSQMGDEPPVA; from the coding sequence ATGAAAGGTAGTCAAAAAGTAATTGATGCGTTTAATCGCCTACTCGCCAACGAACTCGCTGCCATCGACCAATATTTTATTCATTCTCGAATGTACGAAGACTGGGGCTTAAATAAGCTGTACCAACGTCTTGAACATGAGCGTGAAGAAGAAACCCAACACGCCGATTGGTTAATCAAACGCATGTTATTTCTTGAAGGTCAGCCTAACTTGGTAGACCGTCGTGCGTTGTTGATCGGCAGCAATGTCAAACAGATGATGCAAAACGATTTGACCTTAGAACTAGAGGTTGTTGACTGTGTGCGTGATGTTATCGCCCTATGTGAGACGGAGAACGACTATCAGTCGCGAGAAATTCTAGAGAAACTGCTCTACGATACCGAAGAAGATCATGTCTACTGGCTCGAGCAACAATTGGGGCTGATTGATAAAATCGGCATTGAGAATTACCTGCAATCACAAATGGGTGATGAGCCGCCGGTCGCATAG
- the bfr gene encoding bacterioferritin → MKSNKEVILHLNNVLANELIAINQYFLHARMHKNWGFEQLNKADYKRSIKVMKNADAIMERVLFLEGLPNLQHLGRLRIGEHCEEMIQANLDYELDARDTLVRAIGHCESVNDYVSRDMLEDILESAEEHIDWLEAQQFMIEKSGIKNYLQAMM, encoded by the coding sequence ATGAAAAGTAACAAAGAAGTGATTTTGCACCTTAACAATGTTCTCGCCAATGAGCTGATAGCCATCAACCAATATTTTCTGCATGCCCGTATGCACAAAAACTGGGGGTTTGAGCAGCTTAATAAAGCCGATTATAAACGCTCAATTAAGGTGATGAAGAATGCCGATGCGATTATGGAACGCGTCTTGTTTTTAGAAGGCTTGCCGAATCTACAACATTTAGGGCGCCTGCGTATTGGTGAACATTGTGAAGAAATGATCCAAGCCAATCTCGATTACGAGCTAGACGCTCGAGATACCTTAGTGCGTGCTATTGGTCATTGCGAGTCAGTCAATGATTATGTCAGTCGCGATATGCTTGAAGACATATTGGAGTCGGCAGAAGAGCACATTGATTGGTTAGAAGCGCAGCAATTTATGATTGAAAAATCAGGTATCAAAAATTACTTACAAGCGATGATGTAA
- a CDS encoding bacterioferritin-associated ferredoxin gives MFVCICHQITESDLANAVEQGANTMKEIREQLNVASQCGKCVQFAKQVLEEHNCNYDLAVKVA, from the coding sequence ATGTTTGTTTGTATTTGCCATCAAATTACCGAATCTGACCTTGCCAATGCCGTTGAACAAGGTGCCAATACAATGAAGGAAATTCGCGAACAATTAAACGTTGCCAGTCAATGTGGCAAGTGCGTACAGTTCGCCAAGCAAGTGTTGGAAGAGCATAACTGCAATTACGATCTTGCGGTAAAAGTCGCCTAG
- a CDS encoding DUF445 domain-containing protein produces MNKSLITNGLALIVTVIGYVIANDLVFYTGLFALSGAITNTLAIHMLFEKVPFLYGSGVIPDRFEEFKTGIRDLMMTQFFTEQNIDRFLSEKDGRASDFDLTNIISKVDLEPAFDSLVKTIEESPFANMLAMFGGTDALLPLKQSFIEKMQASLVEISSSDKFHEMVRAELEQPNVIDSVRDKVEAIINKRLDELTPQIVKQIIQDMIRKHLGWLVVWGGVFGALIGLVSALLF; encoded by the coding sequence ATGAATAAATCCCTGATCACCAATGGCCTAGCCCTTATCGTCACCGTTATCGGTTACGTTATAGCCAATGATCTTGTCTTTTATACCGGCCTATTTGCATTGTCCGGTGCCATCACCAATACCTTGGCGATTCACATGTTGTTTGAAAAAGTGCCGTTTTTATATGGCTCAGGTGTGATCCCCGACCGTTTTGAAGAGTTCAAAACCGGTATTCGCGACTTAATGATGACGCAATTTTTTACTGAGCAAAATATTGATCGTTTCTTGTCTGAAAAAGACGGCAGAGCCAGCGATTTCGATTTAACCAATATCATTAGCAAAGTTGATCTTGAGCCAGCCTTTGATTCACTGGTTAAGACCATTGAAGAATCGCCGTTTGCCAATATGCTCGCTATGTTTGGCGGCACCGACGCATTATTACCATTAAAACAGTCGTTTATTGAAAAGATGCAGGCATCGCTAGTTGAGATTTCCAGCAGCGATAAATTTCATGAAATGGTCAGAGCCGAACTTGAACAACCTAATGTTATCGATTCAGTGCGTGACAAGGTTGAGGCGATCATCAACAAACGCCTTGATGAGCTAACGCCACAAATCGTCAAACAAATCATCCAAGATATGATCCGCAAACACCTTGGCTGGTTGGTTGTTTGGGGTGGTGTTTTTGGTGCCCTTATCGGTCTAGTGAGTGCGCTACTTTTCTAA
- a CDS encoding amino acid aminotransferase, with amino-acid sequence MFGNLSALPADPILGLLAKYRLDENPNKIDLGVGVYKNEAGHTAILDCVKTAEKFRFDNEDTKVYIGPTGSALFNEKMTELVFGEHRVISENRVRTVSTPGGTGALRVAAEFIRSCKPGATIWVSDPTWANHTGLFQASGLTVKTYPYYDFENKNLKFAEMKAAIANVASDDVVLFHACCHNPSGMDLNQQQWQEMVELAKEKGFTPLIDMAYQGFGDGLNEDAYGVRLMADSVDEMILASSCSKNFGLYRERIGACSIIGKDSTVTDIANSVLLSVVRCIYSMPPAHGAAIVETILDSAELTTQWHQELAEMRNRINGNRQLLVDKLSEQGVSRDFSFITEQKGMFSFLGITPEQVQRLQDEFSIYMVGSSRMSIAGIANSNVDYLAKSIAKVL; translated from the coding sequence ATGTTCGGTAATTTATCAGCGTTACCTGCCGACCCTATTTTGGGCCTGCTGGCTAAGTACAGACTAGACGAAAACCCAAACAAAATTGACTTGGGTGTTGGTGTTTACAAAAATGAAGCAGGTCACACTGCGATTCTAGATTGTGTAAAGACTGCTGAAAAATTCCGTTTCGATAATGAAGACACCAAAGTCTACATCGGTCCAACAGGCTCAGCCTTGTTCAACGAGAAAATGACTGAGTTGGTGTTCGGCGAACACCGCGTGATCAGTGAAAATCGAGTTCGTACCGTTTCGACACCAGGTGGTACCGGTGCATTGCGTGTTGCTGCTGAGTTTATTCGCTCATGCAAGCCTGGCGCAACAATTTGGGTAAGTGACCCGACATGGGCTAACCACACAGGTTTATTCCAAGCATCAGGTTTGACTGTAAAAACCTACCCATACTACGATTTCGAAAACAAAAACCTGAAATTTGCTGAAATGAAAGCGGCCATTGCCAATGTGGCGAGCGACGACGTGGTATTGTTCCACGCCTGTTGTCACAACCCAAGCGGCATGGACCTTAACCAGCAGCAATGGCAAGAAATGGTTGAGCTAGCCAAAGAAAAAGGCTTTACGCCATTAATTGACATGGCTTACCAAGGTTTTGGTGACGGTCTTAACGAAGATGCGTATGGCGTACGCCTAATGGCTGACTCGGTTGATGAAATGATCTTAGCCAGCTCATGTTCGAAAAACTTCGGTTTATACCGTGAGCGCATTGGTGCGTGTTCAATCATTGGTAAAGACAGCACCGTAACCGATATCGCCAACTCGGTATTGCTTAGCGTGGTTCGTTGTATTTACTCTATGCCACCAGCGCACGGTGCAGCCATCGTTGAAACCATTCTTGATTCAGCAGAATTGACCACACAATGGCATCAAGAACTGGCAGAAATGCGTAACCGCATCAACGGTAACCGTCAGTTATTGGTCGACAAATTAAGCGAGCAAGGCGTGTCTCGTGACTTTAGCTTTATTACCGAACAAAAAGGTATGTTTTCATTCCTAGGTATTACCCCAGAGCAAGTACAACGCCTGCAAGATGAATTCAGCATTTACATGGTTGGTTCAAGCCGCATGAGTATTGCTGGTATCGCCAATTCAAATGTAGATTACTTAGCAAAAAGCATTGCTAAAGTATTGTAA
- a CDS encoding aminotransferase class IV — translation MGKGSHHSNADPRNQDIKININGELFHRDEAKISVFDSGFILGDGVWEGLRLHHGKLPFIDKHMRRLYEGAKALDMDIGISKEELIERIITTCNANDMHDHVHIRLMVSRGVKSTPYQDPRVTISSATIVIIPEYKMPAPETADNGLNLYTVYVRRGYPDVQDQKLNSHSKLNCIFGCIQATKAGADEALMLDPHGFVSTCNSTHFFIVRDNQVWTSTGDYCLSGITRSNIIDLCKENGIEVYEKNFTLSEVYGAEEAFVTGTFAGVTPVQSVDGREIGEFAEHGKGAMVQKLQQLYLQRIAKECPQE, via the coding sequence ATGGGCAAAGGAAGTCATCACTCAAACGCCGATCCACGTAATCAGGATATCAAGATCAACATTAATGGTGAGTTATTTCACCGCGATGAAGCCAAAATATCGGTTTTCGATTCTGGCTTTATTCTCGGTGACGGCGTGTGGGAAGGGTTACGACTGCACCACGGTAAATTGCCATTTATCGACAAGCATATGCGCCGCCTATACGAAGGTGCCAAAGCACTGGATATGGATATCGGTATCAGCAAAGAAGAATTAATAGAGCGTATCATCACCACCTGTAACGCCAATGATATGCACGACCATGTACACATTCGCTTGATGGTAAGTCGCGGCGTTAAATCGACGCCGTATCAAGACCCTCGAGTAACCATCAGCTCGGCCACTATTGTTATTATTCCTGAATATAAAATGCCGGCGCCTGAAACCGCAGATAACGGTTTAAACCTGTATACCGTGTATGTGCGTCGTGGTTACCCTGATGTGCAAGACCAAAAGCTTAACAGTCATTCTAAATTAAATTGTATTTTTGGTTGTATTCAAGCCACCAAAGCCGGTGCCGATGAAGCCTTGATGCTAGACCCACATGGCTTTGTCTCGACCTGCAATTCGACCCACTTTTTTATCGTCCGTGATAATCAGGTGTGGACTTCAACCGGCGATTACTGTTTATCAGGCATCACCCGCAGCAACATCATCGACCTGTGTAAAGAAAATGGCATAGAGGTGTATGAGAAGAACTTCACCTTGTCGGAAGTCTACGGCGCTGAAGAAGCGTTTGTTACCGGCACCTTCGCCGGGGTGACGCCAGTGCAAAGCGTTGATGGTCGTGAAATAGGCGAGTTTGCCGAGCACGGTAAAGGCGCCATGGTGCAAAAACTGCAGCAACTGTATTTGCAACGTATCGCCAAAGAATGTCCACAGGAGTAA